The following are from one region of the Nicotiana tabacum cultivar K326 chromosome 3, ASM71507v2, whole genome shotgun sequence genome:
- the LOC107784712 gene encoding cationic amino acid transporter 1-like: MGRESELRRRICSRTKEDFLPEESFKSWENYVKALKQTPSRLMDRVLTRSKDEAEVEVKSRSQHEMKKTLSWWDLIWFGMGAVIGAGIFVLTGLEASQDAGPAVVLSYVVSGVSALLSVFCYTEFAVEIPVAGGSFAYLRVELGDFVAFIAAGNILLEYVIGGAAVARSWTSYFATLLNYQPDKFLIKVNTLADGYNQLDPLAVGVCIIICFIAILSTKGSSRLNYVASIIHIIVIFFIIICGLIKSDTKNYTPFTPFGARGIFKASAVLFFAYVGFDAVSTMAEETKDPGRDIPIGLVGSMVITTTLYCLLAITLCLMQPYQNIDPHAPFSVAFKNVGWSWAQYIVAAGALKGMTSVLLVSAVGQARYLTHIARTHMMPPWFSYVDGKTGTPVNATAVMTAATAIIAFFTKLDILSNLLSISTLFIFMLVALALLVRRYYVSGVTTNANRNKLIACLLVILASSAATAAYWGLSDKGWIVYCITVPIWFLATLGIWLFVPQAHDPKLWGVPLVPWLPSASIAINIFLLGSIDKYSFIRFAAWTGFLLVYYIFFGLHASYDTAKEFEKSKEWKNLEDGNGTLPTSKNAPTKSDNN; this comes from the coding sequence ATGGGAAGAGAGTCAGAATTAAGAAGAAGAATATGTTCACGCACAAAAGAAGACTTCCTTCCAGAGGAGTCATTCAAGAGCTGGGAGAACTACGTGAAGGCGCTGAAGCAAACCCCGAGTAGATTGATGGACAGGGTGCTGACACGGTCCAAAGACGAAGCGGAGGTGGAAGTAAAGTCAAGGAGCCAACATGAGATGAAGAAGACACTTTCGTGGTGGGACTTGATATGGTTTGGAATGGGTGCAGTGATTGGTGCTGGgatttttgtgctaactggtcTTGAAGCAAGTCAAGATGCAGGCCCTGCTGTTGTTCTCTCATATGTCGTTTCTGGCGTCTCTGCTTTGCTCTCTGTTTTCTGCTATACTGAGTTTGCTGTTGAGATTCCTGTCGCAGGTGGTTCATTTGCTTACTTGAGGGTGGAGCTTGGTGACTTTGTGGCCTTCATTGCTGCTGGTAATATACTCCTAGAATATGTCATAGGTGGTGCTGCAGTTGCTCGTTCTTGGACTTCTTACTTTGCAACTTTACTAAACTACCAGCCTGACAAATTCCTTATCAAGGTGAACACTTTAGCAGATGGCTACAACCAACTTGATCCTCTTGCTGTTGGGGTTTGCATTATCATCTGTTTCATTGCAATTCTTAGCACAAAGGGTTCTTCTCGTCTCAATTATGTCGCCTCAATCATTCACATCATCGTGATCTTTTTCATCATCATCTGTGGCCTTATCAAGTCAGATACTAAGAACTATACACCCTTTACGCCATTTGGTGCACGCGGTATCTTCAAAGCCTCTGCAGTTCTATTCTTTGCTTATGTTGGCTTTGATGCAGTTTCTACCATGGCTGAGGAAACTAAGGATCCCGGTAGAGACATCCCCATTGGCTTAGTTGGTTCTATGGTGATCACCACAACTTTGTACTGTTTATTGGCCATTACTCTGTGCCTTATGCAGCCTTATCAAAACATTGATCCTCATGCTCCATTTTCTGTGGCATTTAAAAATGTGGGGTGGAGTTGGGCGCAATACATAGTGGCTGCGGGGGCGTTGAAAGGAATGACATCAGTGTTGTTAGTTAGTGCTGTTGGTCAAGCTCGTTACTTAACTCACATTGCCAGAACTCATATGATGCCACCTTGGTTTTCATATGTAGATGGCAAGACTGGAACACCAGTTAATGCAACAGCAGTTATGACAGCTGCAACTGCTATCATTGCCTTCTTTACAAAACTTGACATTTTATCTAATCTTCTCTCAATTTCCACCCTCTTCATCTTCATGCTTGTGGCACTAGCTCTGCTTGTTCGTCGTTACTATGTGAGTGGAGTGACCACAAATGCAAACCGTAACAAGCTCATTGCTTGTCTACTGGTCATCCTCGCTTCATCAGCCGCAACAGCTGCTTATTGGGGACTAAGTGACAAGGGATGGATTGTCTACTGTATTACTGTGCCAATATGGTTCTTGGCAACACTGGGGATTTGGCTTTTCGTTCCTCAAGCACATGATCCAAAGCTTTGGGGTGTACCTTTGGTTCCATGGCTACCTTCAGCCTCAATTGCTATTAACATATTCCTTCTAGGGTCAATTGACAAGTATTCATTCATTAGGTTTGCTGCATGGACTGGTTTTCTTTTGGTGTATTACATCTTTTTTGGACTCCATGCTTCCTATGACACTGCAAAGGAGTTTGAAAAGAGCAAAGAGTGGAAGAATCTTGAAGATGGAAATGGGACATTGCCTACAAGCAAAAATGCTCCTACTAAATCTGACAATAATTGA
- the LOC107784713 gene encoding protein KTI12 homolog, which yields MALVVICGQPCSGKSTAAACLAEALKETESKPSVRTIDETSFHLSRNQSYANMTEEKNLRGVLRSEVDRSLSKDSIVIVDSLNSIKGYRYELWCLARAAGIRYCVLHCDVDEESCRIWNGERRERGELSYDDNIFEDLVRRFERPDSKNRWDSPLFELWPAKDGIDKLSTAIVDAVSYLTKKVDSKTRDVKILQPTIATQSARGSEANSLYEMDRATQEVTNAIVEAQSHALGGPLNGVSLGPGLPTVDISRSVSLPELRRLRRTFIKLAGQTSLSGPPPPSDADSAKRMFVDYLNRELASG from the coding sequence ATGGCATTGGTTGTTATCTGTGGTCAACCATGTAGCGGGAAATCAACAGCTGCAGCTTGTTTAGCTGAAGCACTTAAAGAAACAGAATCAAAGCCGTCAGTGAGAACTATTGATGAGACTTCGTTTCATCTTAGTCGCAACCAAAGTTATGCGAACATGACTGAGGAAAAGAACTTAAGAGGTGTATTAAGGTCTGAAGTTGATAGATCTTTGTCAAAGGACAGTATAGTTATAGTGGATTCTCTGAATAGCATCAAGGGATATAGATATGAATTGTGGTGTTTGGCTAGAGCAGCGGGGATTAGATATTGTGTCCTCCATTGTGACGTTGATGAGGAATCTTGTAGAATATGGAACGGAGAACGTCGCGAGAGAGGAGAACTATCTTATGATGATAATATATTTGAGGATCTTGTAAGAAGATTTGAAAGACCAGATAGCAAAAATAGATGGGATTCTCCCTTATTTGAGCTATGGCCAGCTAAAGATGGAATTGATAAATTGTCTACAGCTATAGTTGATGCTGTTAGCTATCTAACAAAAAAAGTGGACTCTAAAACAAGGGATGTTAAGATTCTACAGCCAACCATTGCAACACAAAGTGCACGTGGTTCTGAGGCAAATTCTTTATATGAGATGGACAGGGCGACGCAAGAAGTTACAAATGCTATTGTGGAAGCTCAGTCCCATGCTCTTGGGGGTCCTCTCAATGGTGTATCTCTTGGTCCAGGATTACCTACTGTAGATATCTCGAGATCTGTTAGCTTGCCAGAGCTGCGTAGGCTACGAAGAACTTTCATCAAGCTTGCTGGACAGACAAGCTTGAGCGGGCCACCCCCTCCTTCAGATGCTGATAGTGCAAAAAGGATGTTTGTTGATTACTTAAACAGAGAACTAGCAAGTGGTTGA